In Nonomuraea muscovyensis, one genomic interval encodes:
- a CDS encoding 5-dehydro-4-deoxyglucarate dehydratase gives MRLDGVLFFPVTPFGLDGAVAGEVLAEHVARGVAAGAGGVFTACGTGEFNALDLDDYTEAVTASVAATAGRVPVFAGAGGTLPAARAVARAAAANGADGLLLMPPYLVTAPAGGLVRYVLEVSEAGGLPVIIYQRGTARFSPAAVAELAQAQNVIGFKDGLGDFDLLQRIILTVRQATDRPFTFFNGLPTAELTVPAYRGLGVRLYSSAAFAFAPEVALAFHRAVTGGDEELTRRLLTGFFMPLVELRDLVPGYAVSLVKAGVRLRGLEVGGVRPPLLDPSPEHVARLEKIITAGLEIAVS, from the coding sequence ATGCGCCTGGACGGCGTTCTCTTCTTCCCCGTGACCCCCTTCGGCCTCGACGGGGCCGTCGCCGGCGAGGTGCTCGCCGAACACGTCGCCCGCGGGGTCGCGGCCGGGGCCGGAGGGGTGTTCACCGCGTGCGGCACGGGCGAGTTCAACGCCCTCGACCTCGACGACTACACCGAGGCCGTGACCGCGAGCGTCGCCGCCACGGCAGGACGGGTGCCGGTCTTCGCCGGGGCGGGCGGCACGCTGCCCGCCGCCCGCGCCGTCGCCCGCGCCGCCGCCGCCAACGGCGCCGACGGGCTGCTGCTCATGCCGCCCTACCTGGTCACCGCCCCCGCCGGCGGGCTGGTCCGCTATGTGCTGGAGGTGAGCGAGGCGGGCGGCCTGCCCGTCATCATCTACCAGCGGGGCACCGCCCGCTTCTCCCCCGCCGCGGTCGCCGAGCTGGCGCAGGCGCAGAACGTGATCGGGTTCAAGGACGGGCTGGGCGACTTCGACCTGCTCCAGCGCATCATCCTCACCGTGCGGCAGGCCACGGACCGGCCGTTCACGTTCTTCAACGGGCTGCCGACGGCTGAGCTCACCGTGCCCGCCTACCGGGGGCTCGGGGTGCGCCTCTACTCCAGCGCCGCCTTCGCCTTCGCCCCGGAGGTCGCGCTCGCCTTCCACCGGGCGGTGACGGGCGGGGACGAGGAGCTGACGCGGCGGCTGCTCACCGGGTTCTTCATGCCGCTGGTGGAGCTGCGGGACCTGGTGCCGGGGTACGCGGTGTCGCTGGTGAAGGCGGGGGTGCGGTTACGCGGGCTGGAGGTGGGCGGGGTACGGCCGCCGCTGCTCGACCCGTCACCCGAGCACGTGGCCCGCCTGGAGAAGATCATCACAGCGGGCCTGGAAATCGCCGTCTCCTGA
- a CDS encoding sensor histidine kinase, protein MNEPYPLFARHLSRGQLVALDVLAGLVFSLLILTAVRPVAGLPLGSLVISLGLGLPLALRRLWPVPIFCVTLVASIAAVVLGSVTFAYVAPAYALYIVALADGRGAWVPTTAIAGLTLITVIGLVTMGGSPQGGAPVWMADLDVPLLGIAALGGAWTIGRAVRERRLYAARDADRLAEQAVTEERLRIARELHDVVAHSVGMIAVKAGVANHVLRTRPEEAHDALRVIETVSRSALVEMRQLLGVLRSADTPDRGPAPDLDGIWQLAERARLAGVKVELDVRLTPDNDGRTGVQDGAVKAGVRDGGVKAGPGPDGDGPRGTGSGERERGRPEGEGTGRGRRAGERLPEGLELSVYRIVQEALTNVVKHAAPARCRVSVVTDAREVRIEVTDDGPGRRTTPATGAGHGLIGMRERVMTFGGVFEAGALPGRGFRVSATLPYRGVS, encoded by the coding sequence GTGAACGAGCCGTACCCCCTCTTCGCCAGGCATCTCAGTCGTGGCCAGCTGGTCGCCTTGGACGTGCTGGCGGGGCTGGTGTTCTCGCTGCTGATACTCACCGCGGTCAGGCCCGTGGCGGGGCTGCCGCTGGGAAGTCTGGTCATCTCCCTCGGCCTGGGCCTGCCGCTGGCTCTGCGCAGGCTGTGGCCTGTTCCGATCTTCTGCGTCACGCTGGTGGCCTCGATTGCCGCCGTGGTGCTCGGCTCGGTCACCTTCGCCTATGTGGCGCCCGCATACGCGCTCTACATCGTCGCCCTGGCGGACGGGAGAGGCGCCTGGGTGCCGACCACGGCTATCGCGGGGCTAACTCTCATCACCGTGATCGGCCTGGTGACCATGGGTGGCTCCCCTCAGGGTGGCGCTCCCGTCTGGATGGCGGACCTGGATGTGCCACTTCTCGGCATCGCCGCGCTGGGAGGCGCATGGACGATCGGGCGGGCCGTCCGCGAACGACGGCTCTACGCCGCACGCGACGCCGACCGGCTGGCCGAGCAGGCAGTGACGGAGGAACGGTTACGCATTGCCCGCGAGCTCCACGACGTGGTCGCGCACAGTGTGGGGATGATCGCCGTCAAGGCGGGCGTGGCCAACCACGTTCTGCGCACCAGACCGGAGGAGGCGCACGACGCCCTGAGGGTCATCGAAACGGTGAGTCGAAGCGCGCTCGTGGAAATGCGCCAACTGCTTGGTGTGCTGCGTTCTGCCGATACCCCTGACCGAGGGCCGGCACCCGACCTCGACGGGATCTGGCAACTGGCTGAGCGGGCCCGGCTGGCGGGGGTGAAGGTGGAGCTCGACGTCAGGCTCACCCCTGACAATGACGGCCGAACTGGAGTACAGGATGGGGCCGTGAAGGCTGGAGTACGGGATGGGGGCGTGAAGGCTGGTCCTGGGCCAGATGGAGACGGCCCACGCGGGACGGGGAGCGGAGAGCGGGAGCGCGGGCGGCCCGAGGGAGAAGGCACGGGGCGCGGGCGGCGGGCAGGGGAGAGGCTGCCTGAGGGACTGGAGCTTTCGGTGTATCGGATCGTGCAGGAGGCGCTCACCAATGTGGTCAAACACGCGGCACCGGCACGGTGCCGGGTGTCCGTGGTGACCGATGCGCGGGAGGTGCGGATCGAGGTGACCGACGACGGGCCGGGACGGCGTACGACGCCTGCCACCGGCGCGGGCCACGGGTTGATCGGGATGCGCGAACGGGTCATGACGTTCGGCGGCGTCTTCGAGGCCGGCGCCCTGCCGGGTAGGGGATTTCGGGTGTCGGCGACGCTTCCCTACAGGGGCGTCTCGTGA
- a CDS encoding response regulator: protein MIRVLVVDDQALLRGSFRVLVDSEPDLTVVGEAGTGAEAVDIALEVRPDVVLMDVRMPEMDGIEATRRIGMASRVLIVTMFDLDAYVYDALRAGASGFLLKDTPPADLLAGIRVVAQGEALLAPTVTRRLIEEFARTPATPAIRGLDGVTEREREVLTLIARGLSNAEISVHLQLSLATVKTHISRLLAKLEARDRAQLVIAAYEGGLVCPAR, encoded by the coding sequence GTGATCCGGGTGCTCGTCGTGGACGACCAGGCATTACTCAGAGGGAGCTTCAGGGTGCTGGTCGACTCCGAGCCCGATCTGACGGTCGTCGGCGAGGCCGGGACGGGCGCCGAGGCGGTGGACATCGCCTTGGAGGTGCGTCCCGACGTGGTGCTCATGGACGTCCGGATGCCGGAGATGGACGGGATCGAGGCCACCAGACGCATCGGCATGGCGTCGCGCGTCCTCATCGTGACCATGTTCGACCTCGACGCCTACGTCTACGACGCCCTCCGCGCGGGGGCCAGCGGGTTCCTGCTCAAGGACACTCCGCCGGCGGACCTGTTGGCCGGGATCCGGGTGGTGGCCCAAGGAGAGGCGTTGCTGGCTCCCACGGTGACGCGCAGGCTGATCGAGGAGTTCGCCCGCACTCCGGCCACGCCGGCGATACGAGGACTCGACGGAGTGACGGAGCGGGAGCGTGAGGTTCTCACCTTGATCGCTCGTGGGCTGTCCAACGCTGAGATCTCCGTCCACCTGCAGCTGAGTCTGGCGACGGTCAAGACTCACATCAGCCGCCTGCTGGCCAAGCTGGAGGCCAGGGACAGGGCCCAGTTGGTGATCGCCGCATACGAGGGCGGGTTGGTCTGTCCGGCGCGGTGA
- a CDS encoding IclR family transcriptional regulator: MEPQLVKSAERTVRILEALAASPEALTLSQLQQRTGFPRSSLHALMRTLVELKWVETDSAKGGFGIGPHALLTGTAYLDKDRALPFAQQALEDLRDEIGHTVHFARRDEGHVLYLATRESRDAHHVIPRVGRRLPAHVTALGQALLAQLTDDEVAAVLPGPLAAMTEHTITDLVKLTGELDQVRTRGWAYEREQGTPGVSCVAVAVDYRIPATDAISCSMPAELGPAHVQQITEAMVTHTRKLAAVLRREGIR; encoded by the coding sequence ATGGAGCCGCAGCTGGTCAAGTCCGCCGAGCGGACGGTTCGCATCCTCGAGGCCCTGGCCGCCTCCCCGGAGGCGCTGACGCTGTCACAGCTGCAACAGCGCACGGGCTTCCCGCGCAGCAGCCTGCACGCCCTGATGCGCACGCTGGTCGAGCTCAAGTGGGTGGAGACCGACTCCGCCAAGGGCGGGTTCGGCATCGGACCGCACGCCCTGCTGACCGGCACCGCCTACCTGGACAAGGACCGCGCCCTGCCGTTCGCGCAGCAGGCCCTGGAGGACCTGCGCGACGAGATCGGGCACACCGTCCACTTCGCCCGCCGCGACGAGGGCCACGTCCTCTACCTGGCCACGCGGGAGTCACGCGACGCGCACCACGTCATCCCGCGGGTGGGCAGGCGGCTGCCCGCGCACGTCACCGCGCTCGGGCAGGCGCTGCTCGCGCAGCTCACCGACGACGAGGTGGCGGCCGTGCTGCCCGGCCCGCTGGCGGCCATGACCGAGCACACGATCACCGACCTGGTGAAGCTCACCGGCGAGCTCGACCAGGTCCGCACCCGCGGCTGGGCCTACGAACGCGAGCAGGGCACCCCCGGCGTCTCCTGCGTGGCCGTGGCCGTCGACTACCGGATCCCCGCCACCGACGCGATCAGCTGCTCGATGCCGGCCGAGCTCGGTCCCGCCCACGTCCAGCAGATCACCGAAGCGATGGTCACCCACACCCGCAAGCTCGCTGCCGTCCTCCGGCGGGAGGGCATCCGCTAG
- a CDS encoding glucarate dehydratase family protein — MIIRQIEVTPVAFRDPPLLNAAGVHEPWALRTVVEVITDEGLSGLGETYGDLEHLTKVRECAQVLVGLDVHATNEMYARISAVVGDVVTDMHGLTGMATQEKSVDRVFAAFEVACLDIRGKAAGVPVVDLLGGRVRDAVPYSAYLFYKWAAHPGAEPDRFGEALDPAGVVAQAALLIKEYGFTSIKLKGGVFPPEQEIEAIEALHEAFPGLPLRLDPNAAWTPETSIRVGRELEGKLEYLEDPTPDIPGMARVAAEVPMPLATNMCVVTREHLPPAIAQQAIRVLLLDHHYWGGLVRSAHVASLCATFGLELSMHSNSHLGISLAAMTHLAAATPNLTHACDTHTPWQNGQDVVAPGSLRFVDGAVPVPSGHGLGVELDRDALAVMHEQYLTCGITSRDDTTYMRRFDPAFTTRRASW, encoded by the coding sequence ATGATCATCCGGCAGATCGAGGTCACCCCCGTCGCGTTCCGCGACCCGCCCCTGCTGAACGCGGCCGGCGTCCACGAGCCGTGGGCGCTGCGCACGGTCGTCGAAGTGATCACAGACGAGGGGCTCAGCGGGCTCGGCGAGACCTACGGCGACCTTGAGCACCTCACCAAGGTCCGCGAGTGCGCGCAGGTCCTCGTCGGCCTGGACGTGCACGCCACCAACGAGATGTACGCCCGGATCAGCGCCGTCGTCGGCGACGTGGTCACCGACATGCACGGCCTCACCGGTATGGCAACCCAGGAGAAGAGCGTCGACCGGGTGTTCGCGGCGTTCGAGGTGGCCTGCCTCGACATCCGCGGCAAGGCGGCCGGGGTTCCGGTGGTCGACCTGCTCGGCGGACGGGTGCGCGACGCCGTGCCGTACAGCGCGTACCTCTTCTACAAGTGGGCCGCCCACCCCGGCGCGGAGCCCGACCGGTTCGGCGAGGCGCTCGACCCGGCCGGCGTGGTCGCGCAGGCCGCGCTGCTGATCAAGGAGTACGGCTTCACCTCGATCAAGCTGAAGGGCGGCGTCTTCCCGCCCGAGCAGGAGATCGAGGCGATCGAGGCCCTGCACGAGGCGTTCCCCGGCCTGCCACTGCGCCTCGACCCGAACGCCGCCTGGACCCCCGAGACCTCCATCCGGGTCGGGCGCGAACTCGAAGGCAAGCTGGAGTACCTGGAGGACCCCACCCCGGACATCCCGGGCATGGCGCGGGTGGCCGCCGAGGTCCCGATGCCACTGGCGACCAACATGTGCGTGGTCACCCGCGAGCACCTGCCGCCGGCCATCGCCCAGCAGGCCATCCGGGTGCTCCTGCTGGACCACCACTACTGGGGCGGACTGGTCCGCTCGGCACACGTCGCCTCCCTCTGCGCCACGTTCGGCCTCGAACTGTCCATGCACTCCAACTCCCACCTCGGCATCAGCCTGGCCGCGATGACGCACCTGGCCGCCGCCACCCCGAACCTCACCCACGCCTGCGACACGCACACCCCCTGGCAGAACGGCCAGGACGTCGTCGCTCCCGGCAGCCTGCGCTTCGTCGACGGCGCGGTGCCCGTGCCGTCCGGCCACGGCCTGGGCGTGGAGCTCGACCGCGACGCCCTCGCCGTGATGCACGAGCAGTACCTGACCTGCGGGATCACCAGCCGCGACGACACCACCTACATGCGACGCTTCGACCCCGCCTTCACCACGAGACGAGCCTCCTGGTGA
- a CDS encoding carbohydrate ABC transporter permease, whose product MRRFDSALGLEARRGPVATALKVLVYTAMIVVFTGPLIGLLVSAFGKTLDPTSFTLWPDAFTLTNFVQAADKNVYTYLLNSFVVVGFGLLLQMLVSVFAAYALARKKFRGMTVVMLIMLATMMLPEEIIAIPLSLVLADLPLLNLDLIGTYAGMILPVGAWGFSILVMTEFMKEVPVELEEAARIDGAGELRTFFTIILPLCRPALGVIGVFGFTMIWDQYLLPLIVATEPDMWTLPIALRSLRSDEEVGIGVLLAASLLALLPSIIAFLAFQRQFMRGLTSGAVKG is encoded by the coding sequence ATGAGGAGATTCGACAGCGCGCTCGGGCTGGAGGCCAGGCGCGGGCCGGTGGCGACCGCGCTCAAGGTCCTGGTCTACACGGCCATGATCGTGGTCTTCACCGGCCCGCTCATCGGGCTGCTGGTCAGCGCCTTCGGCAAGACACTCGACCCGACGAGCTTCACGCTGTGGCCGGACGCCTTCACCCTCACCAACTTCGTCCAGGCCGCCGACAAGAACGTCTACACCTATCTGCTCAACTCCTTCGTGGTGGTCGGCTTCGGGCTGCTGCTGCAGATGCTGGTGAGCGTCTTCGCCGCCTACGCGCTGGCGCGCAAGAAGTTCCGGGGCATGACGGTCGTGATGCTGATCATGCTGGCGACCATGATGCTGCCCGAGGAGATCATCGCCATCCCGCTCTCCCTGGTGCTCGCCGACCTGCCCCTGCTCAACCTCGACCTGATCGGCACGTACGCGGGCATGATCCTGCCCGTGGGCGCCTGGGGGTTCTCGATCCTCGTCATGACCGAGTTCATGAAGGAGGTGCCGGTCGAGCTGGAGGAGGCGGCACGCATCGACGGAGCGGGCGAGCTGCGCACGTTCTTCACCATCATCCTGCCGCTGTGCCGGCCGGCGCTCGGCGTGATCGGCGTCTTCGGCTTCACCATGATCTGGGACCAGTACCTGCTGCCCCTCATCGTGGCCACCGAGCCGGACATGTGGACCCTGCCCATCGCCCTGCGCTCGCTGCGCTCGGACGAGGAGGTCGGGATCGGCGTGCTGCTCGCCGCCTCGCTGCTGGCGCTCCTGCCGTCGATCATCGCGTTCCTGGCCTTCCAGCGGCAGTTCATGCGCGGGCTCACGAGCGGTGCGGTCAAGGGATAA
- a CDS encoding ABC transporter permease has translation MNILASEWLKVRTVRSTYLNLALSLGGILLGLAIAWTAADMYDSAPPHQRARAAVAELEEVVVIVPQLCMGILGALAITSEHATGMLRTSFTVVPRRWPVLTAKSVLVGLLGLLAGTVTVFGTYTLSRFVIGDRFSGVYATPFLERLPTLVTTSLSVPVFALLGLGVGAILRSTAGAVATLVGLAYVIPMICGNLPEPWSERLGSVMIGALPRQITGADLTNSVYGSLLSPSAAAAVLTAYAAVPVFVGTLLLRRRAA, from the coding sequence ATGAACATCCTTGCCTCGGAGTGGTTGAAGGTCCGTACGGTTCGCTCCACCTACCTCAACCTTGCCCTCAGCCTGGGCGGCATCCTCCTCGGCCTGGCGATCGCGTGGACGGCCGCCGACATGTACGACAGCGCGCCACCCCATCAGCGCGCGCGAGCGGCTGTCGCGGAGCTCGAGGAGGTGGTGGTGATCGTGCCGCAGCTCTGCATGGGCATCCTGGGCGCCCTGGCCATCACCTCCGAACACGCCACCGGAATGCTCAGGACCAGCTTCACCGTCGTGCCCCGGCGATGGCCGGTCCTCACGGCGAAATCCGTCCTCGTGGGGCTGCTCGGTCTGCTGGCGGGCACGGTCACCGTGTTCGGCACCTACACCCTGAGTCGCTTTGTGATCGGTGACCGGTTCTCGGGCGTCTACGCGACGCCGTTTCTCGAAAGGCTCCCGACGCTCGTCACCACCAGTCTCTCGGTGCCGGTCTTCGCGCTGCTGGGCCTTGGCGTTGGCGCGATCCTGCGGTCCACGGCCGGCGCCGTCGCGACCCTCGTCGGGCTTGCCTACGTGATCCCGATGATCTGCGGCAACCTGCCCGAGCCGTGGAGCGAGCGCCTCGGCTCGGTCATGATCGGAGCACTCCCCCGCCAGATCACGGGAGCGGATCTCACGAACTCCGTGTACGGCTCGCTGCTGTCCCCTTCAGCGGCGGCCGCCGTCCTGACCGCCTACGCGGCGGTACCGGTGTTCGTCGGAACGTTACTTCTGCGGCGGAGAGCCGCGTGA
- a CDS encoding GNAT family N-acetyltransferase, with translation MTVHITNASEARRYEARLDGQDEVAGFAEYILTSELIAFVHTEVRPAHEGKGVGSALVRTSLDAARKSGLRVLATCPFYAAWIERHPEYADLLYQSRSQVTD, from the coding sequence ATGACGGTACATATCACCAACGCGTCCGAGGCGCGCCGCTACGAAGCCCGGCTGGACGGCCAGGACGAGGTGGCTGGCTTCGCGGAGTACATCCTCACCTCGGAGCTGATCGCTTTCGTGCACACCGAAGTCAGGCCCGCCCACGAAGGCAAGGGCGTCGGCTCGGCCTTGGTGCGCACCTCGCTGGACGCCGCACGTAAGTCGGGGCTGCGGGTGTTGGCCACCTGCCCCTTCTACGCGGCCTGGATCGAGCGTCACCCCGAATACGCCGACCTTCTCTACCAGAGCAGGAGCCAGGTCACCGACTGA
- a CDS encoding aldehyde dehydrogenase (NADP(+)), with protein sequence MIYGYDPRTGETVGAALPETDHDGVDKIVSAAAAAGAVWRATPAAERAVALEAVADALAAHVDELWRIADQETALGEVRLRGEVARTAGQFRLFAQVIRDGGYLDAIVDHADPSATPPRPDVRRMKHALQGVVAVFSASNFPFAFSVAGGDTASALAAGCPVVVKAHPGHPNTSERVAQIVRGALPQPELLGLVQGMQAGVDLVQHPTVVAAGFTGSVAGGKAIQALIDQREVPIPFFGELGSVNPVVVLPSAPKAEVAAGFAGSLTLGVGQFCTNPGLMFVPDDDELRKALTAAVEGTTGGPMLAERIRDGYLGGLDRLGELTVLAEGKPGEGSWAVTPKVFTTDLESFERGLPRIAEECFGPASIVVTYQDVADLPAVLERLEGSLTATVHSADPREAEQVADVLGRKAGRLIWNGWPTGVAVCWAMHHGGPWPASTAPAHTSVGATAIDRWLAPRAYQDWPEELLPDALKDANPLGVPQRVDGTLTLS encoded by the coding sequence ATGATCTACGGATACGATCCCAGGACCGGTGAGACCGTGGGCGCCGCGCTGCCCGAGACCGATCACGACGGGGTCGACAAGATCGTCTCAGCCGCGGCCGCCGCCGGCGCCGTCTGGCGTGCCACCCCCGCCGCAGAGCGGGCGGTCGCGCTGGAGGCCGTCGCCGACGCGTTGGCGGCGCACGTGGACGAGCTGTGGCGGATCGCCGACCAGGAGACCGCCCTCGGTGAGGTACGGCTGCGCGGTGAGGTGGCCCGCACGGCCGGCCAGTTCAGGCTCTTCGCGCAGGTGATCAGGGACGGCGGCTACCTCGACGCCATCGTCGACCACGCCGACCCTTCGGCCACCCCGCCGAGGCCCGACGTGCGCCGGATGAAGCACGCGCTGCAGGGGGTCGTCGCGGTCTTCTCGGCGAGCAACTTCCCGTTCGCGTTCTCCGTGGCCGGCGGCGACACGGCCTCCGCGCTGGCCGCAGGCTGCCCCGTGGTGGTCAAGGCCCACCCAGGTCACCCCAACACCTCCGAGCGTGTCGCCCAGATCGTCCGCGGCGCCCTGCCGCAGCCGGAACTGCTCGGGCTGGTGCAGGGCATGCAGGCCGGGGTCGACCTGGTGCAGCACCCCACGGTGGTGGCGGCAGGGTTCACCGGTTCCGTGGCGGGCGGCAAGGCGATCCAGGCGCTGATCGACCAGCGGGAGGTGCCGATCCCGTTCTTCGGCGAGCTGGGCAGCGTCAACCCGGTCGTCGTGCTGCCGTCCGCGCCGAAAGCCGAGGTGGCGGCGGGGTTCGCCGGATCGCTGACGCTCGGGGTGGGGCAGTTCTGCACGAACCCCGGCCTGATGTTCGTGCCGGACGACGACGAGCTGCGCAAGGCGCTGACCGCGGCGGTCGAGGGCACCACGGGCGGCCCGATGCTCGCCGAGCGGATCCGCGACGGCTACCTGGGCGGGCTGGACCGGCTCGGGGAGCTCACCGTGCTGGCCGAGGGCAAGCCGGGGGAGGGCAGCTGGGCGGTGACGCCCAAGGTGTTCACCACGGACCTGGAGTCGTTCGAGCGGGGGCTGCCGCGGATCGCCGAGGAGTGCTTCGGGCCCGCGTCCATCGTGGTGACCTACCAGGACGTCGCGGACCTGCCGGCCGTGCTGGAGCGGCTGGAAGGGTCGCTGACGGCGACCGTCCACTCGGCCGACCCGCGTGAGGCGGAGCAGGTGGCTGACGTGCTCGGGCGCAAGGCCGGGCGGCTGATCTGGAACGGGTGGCCGACCGGAGTGGCCGTGTGCTGGGCTATGCACCACGGCGGGCCGTGGCCCGCGTCCACCGCGCCTGCGCACACGTCCGTGGGGGCGACGGCCATCGACCGTTGGCTGGCGCCGCGGGCCTACCAGGACTGGCCGGAGGAACTGCTGCCGGACGCGCTGAAGGACGCCAACCCGCTGGGCGTCCCGCAGCGCGTCGACGGGACTCTGACCCTGTCCTGA
- a CDS encoding carbohydrate ABC transporter permease, whose amino-acid sequence MAAGSAREGGTGGRHGLTAAPAPTPSPSPAAARTRESAAPAPTGRRPRRARRRGTLIAWAFLAPALVLFLYFKFIPMFEGLRMSFLEVRYAGDRFVGLDNYSRILTDEAFTEAIWHSVVLAVGTTLGSIVLGLLLALLIEGPARYLWFVRTAAFLPVVTTMAVVAEVWRIMYHPADSGMINSILGWAGVAPQPFLASEDSSLLSIMGMSIWRGTPYDMMIFLAGLVGVDRTLYEAAAVDGASTWHRLRHITLPALRPVFWILFTLAAIRGLRVFVEVYVLTNGGPNGSSEVLMTLIYKLGFQKGELGIAAAGGIVLFVATLLLTLLVQVMRRRQAA is encoded by the coding sequence ATGGCGGCCGGCAGCGCACGGGAAGGAGGCACGGGAGGCAGGCACGGCCTGACCGCGGCGCCGGCCCCCACCCCGTCCCCCTCCCCGGCTGCCGCACGGACGCGGGAGAGCGCCGCCCCGGCGCCCACCGGCCGCCGCCCCCGCCGGGCGCGGCGGCGGGGGACGCTGATCGCCTGGGCGTTCCTCGCCCCGGCCCTGGTGCTGTTCCTGTACTTCAAGTTCATCCCCATGTTCGAGGGCCTGCGGATGAGCTTCCTCGAGGTCCGCTACGCCGGCGACCGGTTCGTGGGCCTGGACAACTACAGCCGGATCCTCACCGACGAGGCCTTCACCGAGGCGATCTGGCACAGCGTCGTGCTGGCCGTCGGCACCACGCTCGGCTCGATCGTGCTGGGCCTGTTGCTCGCGCTGCTCATCGAGGGCCCGGCCCGCTACCTGTGGTTCGTCAGGACGGCGGCGTTCCTGCCGGTCGTGACCACGATGGCGGTCGTCGCCGAGGTGTGGCGGATCATGTACCACCCCGCCGACAGCGGCATGATCAACTCGATCCTGGGCTGGGCGGGCGTCGCCCCGCAGCCCTTCCTGGCCAGCGAGGACTCCTCGCTGCTGTCGATCATGGGAATGAGCATCTGGCGCGGCACCCCGTACGACATGATGATCTTCCTGGCGGGGCTGGTCGGCGTGGACCGCACGCTGTACGAGGCGGCCGCCGTGGACGGCGCGTCCACCTGGCACCGGCTGCGGCACATCACGCTGCCCGCGCTGCGGCCGGTGTTCTGGATCCTGTTCACCCTGGCCGCCATCCGGGGGCTGCGGGTGTTCGTCGAGGTGTACGTGCTCACCAACGGCGGGCCGAACGGCTCGTCCGAGGTGCTGATGACGCTGATCTACAAGCTCGGGTTCCAGAAGGGAGAGCTGGGCATCGCGGCCGCCGGCGGGATCGTGCTGTTCGTGGCGACCCTGCTGCTCACCCTGCTGGTCCAGGTCATGCGCAGGAGGCAGGCGGCATGA
- a CDS encoding ABC transporter permease has product MRAVVSSEWLKLRSVTSTYRAVGVAALMVVLGAVWTLYVGGLADERGSIRAAAPEEGFLPLLQTSLALIGVLAITSEQATGMVRSSLVVVPRRGVLFAAKAAVVGAVTFAGAVAILLITYVTSRLIAGDRLLGFNQSSLAADLPTLLASGLSVAVLALVGLGLGCATRSTAAGIVSVVSLLFVLPGIANYLPAPWNTRVATFMLPNLVPQIADERLSRRLGDGLLPPWVALAVLISYAAVALPVALYLFKKRDA; this is encoded by the coding sequence ATGAGAGCCGTCGTGTCCTCCGAATGGCTGAAGCTGCGCTCCGTCACCTCGACTTATCGCGCGGTGGGCGTGGCCGCGCTCATGGTGGTCCTCGGCGCCGTATGGACGCTGTACGTGGGCGGGCTGGCCGACGAACGCGGTTCGATACGTGCGGCGGCGCCCGAGGAGGGATTCCTGCCGCTCCTCCAGACGAGCCTGGCGCTGATAGGCGTGCTGGCGATCACCTCGGAGCAGGCCACCGGCATGGTGCGCTCCAGCCTCGTCGTCGTCCCCAGAAGAGGCGTGCTCTTCGCGGCCAAGGCTGCGGTCGTGGGTGCGGTCACCTTCGCCGGAGCGGTGGCCATCCTCCTGATCACGTACGTGACGAGTCGCCTGATCGCGGGTGACCGGCTTCTCGGGTTCAACCAGTCCTCGCTTGCTGCCGACCTGCCGACGCTGCTGGCCTCCGGGCTGTCGGTGGCGGTCCTGGCGCTGGTGGGGCTGGGGCTGGGATGCGCCACCCGCTCGACGGCGGCAGGGATCGTGTCGGTGGTTTCGTTGCTGTTCGTGCTCCCTGGCATCGCCAACTATCTCCCGGCTCCGTGGAACACCCGAGTGGCCACCTTCATGCTGCCCAACCTGGTGCCGCAGATCGCCGACGAGCGACTATCCCGGCGGCTGGGCGACGGCCTCCTGCCACCCTGGGTCGCCTTGGCGGTGCTGATCTCCTACGCCGCCGTGGCCCTGCCCGTCGCCCTCTACCTGTTCAAAAAACGTGACGCGTGA